In Rhodoflexus caldus, the genomic window CACTGGCTGTTACGGGCATTGAAATCAGCTACAACGAATCGTTGATTTTGCCGCATCCCGAAGAACGATTTGATATTTTTTCAAAAATGGATGAAAACGTCGGGTTGCTGAAAATTTTTCCGGGTATTTCGCAAAAATATTTAGAGCATTTTCTATCAACACCCGATTTGCGCGGCATCGTGATGGAAACTTACGGCTCGGGCAATACCCCGACCGACGATTGGTTCATCGGTGCGCTCAAAGAAGCCGTAGACAGCGGGATACATATTTTGAACGTTTCGCAATGCAACGGCGGGGCGGTTGTGCCGGGCATGTACGAATCGGGGCGGCGGTTGCAGGAAATCGGCGTTATCAGCGGCGGCGATATTACGCCCGAAGCGGCTATTACCAAAATGATGTTTCTGCTGGGCAATGAACCCGACCCGCAACTCATCCGCGAACAGTTGGGCATCTCGCTGCGCGGCGAAATGAGTTTGCGTTAGCGTGCGTGCATTTGCAATGTGTTTTCAATTCGCTCAACCGATTGGGTATTATTGACAACACTTGGGTTGAGCAGGCACGTCTTTGGTGGTGCGCACAAGACCTTCTTTTGCCAAAAAAAGATACAATTCTTGCCCGCTTACCAAAGATGTGTCGTATTTAATGGTAAGTTGCTTGGTTTGTTGCTGAAAACTAATCCAATATACGCCACGCTCTTTTTTGAGGCTGTCTTCAATCATGCGAATACATTTTTCGCAGTCAGTTACAAGTTTAATATTGCGTTCTTCCAACTTAACGCAAGCGCTCAGTACAGCCACACACAGCCACAGGCCAACCCTACATTTGCAGGGCTTTGCAGTATAAGAAATGCAGCCTTTTACAGCGCCCAAAAAATTTAACATATGGTTCCCCGACATCTTTATTTAGGACAAATATTGGTTTTTTCGCTGGAAGTTAAGCCCAAAGCTATAAATTTGCTTCTGTACAAGCCGTATTACTTATGAAATTTGGTGTAGTTGTATTCCCCGGTTCCAATTGCGATGATGATATGATTTTTGCACTGCGGGATGTTTTAGGGCAGCCTGCGGTCAAATTGTGGCATAAGTCGCACGATTTGGAAGGCTGCGATTTCATCGTATTGCCGGGCGGATTTTCTTATGGCGATTATCTGCGTTCCGGAGCCATTGCACGCTTTTCGCCTATTATGAACGAGGTGATTGCACATGCACAAAAGGGCGGCTATGTAATGGGTATTTGCAACGGTTTTCAGATACTGACCGAATCCGGATTATTGCCGGGCGCATTGTTGCGCAACACCAACAGGCAATACATCTGCAAAAACGTATATCTGAAGCCCGTAACAGCCGATTCATTGCTAACGCGCGGGCTGGATATGCACAAGGCTTACCAAATTCCGATAGCACACGGCGAGGGGCGCTACTATGCTCCGCAGCATCTGCTGGACGAAATCAAGGCCAACGACCAAATTCTGTTCAAATATTGCGATGAGTCGGGTGCCGTTACGGAAGAAGCCAACCCCAACGGAGCAGTTGAAAACATCGCAGGCATTTGTAATGCACAGCGCAACGTATTCGGGATGATGCCGCACCCCGAGCGCGCCTGCCATCCGATGCTTGGTAATACAGACGGCTACGAGTTGCTGGCATCTATTATTGAAAAAGTATTGATATGAAATTAAATCAGCCCGATGAGTTTCAACAACTCATCCGAGGCGGCGAGTCTATAACGTTGGAATTTAAACAAACCGTTTCCCATCCTGAAAAAATAGCAAAAACACTTGTTGCATTTGCTAACACAGAGGGTGGAAAACTGGTGATAGGTGTGAGCGATAAAAAAGAAATTATAGGCATAGACCCGGAAGAAGAAAAATTTGCTTTGCAAATCGCAGCTTCCGAGTATTGCCGACCTGCCATCCAGCTAACTTACAGCGAAGCAGAGATAGACAATAAAACGGTTTTGATTGCAGAGGTGGCACAAGGTCATACCGCACATTTTTACGTAAAAGGGCACAATGAACCGCAGCAATTTTATGTGCGCCAAAACAATCAAAACAAGCTGATTACAAAAGAATGAAGGGTTATATACGTATTTTTTAGGGGCGGGTTACTTAAAATTTTAGGGCAAAATTTGGACAAAGGTTTTTTTCTTGATTTATTTGCCTCAATTGACGGGTGTGCGCCACCCGAACAGTCAAAATAAAGGAGAGATGGCCGAGTGGTTTAAGGCGCTCGCCTGGAAAGCGGGTATACCCCAAAAGGGTATCGGGGGTTCGAATCCCCCTCTCTCCGCAATCCAAAACCAAAAGTTGGTAAGGATTAGGCAACATCAATTCAATTTATTAACATTCAAAAATTCAAGACCGAAAAATTGTTTGCTTTTATGAAAAACCTGTTCAAACACTTATTTATTACGCTTGCCGTAGTATTTTCATGTACTTTTGGTGCCGTTGCACAAACTGAGGGTGATTCTACTCAGGTAACCGATTCAGCAGCTACTACTGCCACAGTTGAAGAAACACCCGCTGTTACCGAAGAAGCGGCTCCGGCAGAAGAGCAGTCTTTTCACCAAGTTCTCAAACAAAAATTCATTGAAGGTGACCCTGCATGGATGACGCCGGTATTGATTTGTTTGATTATCGGTCTGGCTATCAGCATCGAGCGCGTAATTACGCTGAATCTGGCGACTACAAACACTGACAAACTGCTGGCCGATGTTGAAAAAGCACTGCAAACCGGTGGTGTTGAAGCAGCCCGCAAAGTTACTGCCGCAACCAAAGGCCCTGTTGCTTCTATCTTTACACAAGGTTTGTTGCGTGCCGGTGAAGGCGTAGAAATGGTTGAAAAATCAGTAGTTGCTTATGGTTCAGTAGAAATGAGCCGTTTGGAAAGAGGTTTGGTTTGGATTTCTCTTTTCATTGCTCTTGCGCCAATGTTGGGCTTCTTGGGTACGGTAGTTGGTATGATTGGTGCGTTCGACGCTATCGAGGCAGCAGGTGATATTTCTCCTTCACTGGTTGCGGGTGGTATCAAAGTGGCGCTTTTGACTACGGTAGCAGGTCTGATTGTAGCGATTATTCTTCAAGTATTATATAACTACTGTGTATCTAAAATTGACGCTATTGTAGGTCAAATGGAAGATGCTTCGATTGCTCTTGTTGATACCTTAGTAAAGTATCAGAAGTAATCGGATAAACTCCCCTGCAAAATCATTTTCTCAACACAAAACCACAGATACACTGTTATGGAAGATTACGGATGGGTAGGCGGAGCATTATACATCATGTATATCCTGCTCTTCGTCGCTATTGCGTCAGCTGTTATTTTACCTATCATCAAGTCATTGAGCGAGCCAAAAACTTTAATTCGTTCAGGCATTGGTGTGGGAATTATTTTGGTGCTGTTCGTTGTTTGCTATTTGATAGCCGATGGTACGGTGCTGAAAAACAAAGCCTATGAGGGCATCTCCGAAAATACGTCAAAAATGATTGGCGCAAGTTTGTTAATGCTCTACGTAATGTTTTTCGGTGCAATTATCGCGGTAGTTTATTCAGAAGTGAGTAAGTTTTTCAAATAGGGATGTGCTTATGAAGAAGAAATCAAGGTCAGCACCGGAAATCAATGCAAGTTCTATGGCAGATATTGCCTTCTTGCTGCTAATCTTTTTCCTGGTAACAACTACCATTGCGTCCGATAAGGGCTTGTCTATTTTGCTGCCGCCTAAAAACGACCAGCAGTTAGACGTTAAAATGAAAGAAAGAAACATTTTTAAGGTCTTTATCAACTCCAACAACCAGTTGCTGGTAGAAGAGCAACTGATGTCGGTTAATCAGGTAAAAGAGGCTGCCAAGAAGTTTATCAGCAACAACGGGCGAGACCCCAAGTCATCTGAAAGTCCTCAGGCAGCGGTTATTTCTCTGAAAACCGACCGTGGAACAAAGTATGAGATGTACATTGCTGTAATGGATGAGTTGAAA contains:
- a CDS encoding AlbA family DNA-binding domain-containing protein, giving the protein MKLNQPDEFQQLIRGGESITLEFKQTVSHPEKIAKTLVAFANTEGGKLVIGVSDKKEIIGIDPEEEKFALQIAASEYCRPAIQLTYSEAEIDNKTVLIAEVAQGHTAHFYVKGHNEPQQFYVRQNNQNKLITKE
- a CDS encoding MotA/TolQ/ExbB proton channel family protein, yielding MKNLFKHLFITLAVVFSCTFGAVAQTEGDSTQVTDSAATTATVEETPAVTEEAAPAEEQSFHQVLKQKFIEGDPAWMTPVLICLIIGLAISIERVITLNLATTNTDKLLADVEKALQTGGVEAARKVTAATKGPVASIFTQGLLRAGEGVEMVEKSVVAYGSVEMSRLERGLVWISLFIALAPMLGFLGTVVGMIGAFDAIEAAGDISPSLVAGGIKVALLTTVAGLIVAIILQVLYNYCVSKIDAIVGQMEDASIALVDTLVKYQK
- the purQ gene encoding phosphoribosylformylglycinamidine synthase subunit PurQ, giving the protein MKFGVVVFPGSNCDDDMIFALRDVLGQPAVKLWHKSHDLEGCDFIVLPGGFSYGDYLRSGAIARFSPIMNEVIAHAQKGGYVMGICNGFQILTESGLLPGALLRNTNRQYICKNVYLKPVTADSLLTRGLDMHKAYQIPIAHGEGRYYAPQHLLDEIKANDQILFKYCDESGAVTEEANPNGAVENIAGICNAQRNVFGMMPHPERACHPMLGNTDGYELLASIIEKVLI
- a CDS encoding ExbD/TolR family protein, producing MKKKSRSAPEINASSMADIAFLLLIFFLVTTTIASDKGLSILLPPKNDQQLDVKMKERNIFKVFINSNNQLLVEEQLMSVNQVKEAAKKFISNNGRDPKSSESPQAAVISLKTDRGTKYEMYIAVMDELKKAYNELRAAYMGVTLAEYLEIENDSKKQNAKFEEAKKAIPYQLSEAEPTNAGGN
- a CDS encoding heavy-metal-associated domain-containing protein, whose protein sequence is MSGNHMLNFLGAVKGCISYTAKPCKCRVGLWLCVAVLSACVKLEERNIKLVTDCEKCIRMIEDSLKKERGVYWISFQQQTKQLTIKYDTSLVSGQELYLFLAKEGLVRTTKDVPAQPKCCQ